tggcgtatcagctcaagagtttcgaGAGACAGGTGTATCTTGGTGGTTCTAAAACTCTCATCCTTtctcgtgcagtcgtgaaggtgttcaaccaGCCGGTcttattcctcgtcgatgttgtcgaTTGTGGAATCCttccaaaagccggctagcgtagcgatcccagttaatgatagttttgGGACCTCGCACTCTGGACTTCGcggttttctcttctctctggATAAACGAGAGTCTTCCCCGGAGAAAgtgatggtccgatcccgtataaaactttggtacaactgCGACATCCGTCGGACAAAATCTTTTACTGACGAtaatgtggtcaatttcattacggtaccctccaccgggtcaCTCCAACGTCCTGCGGAGgaaggagggcttctggaattacGAGCTCCTATGGATGGTCTCAGTCGTTGTGATGAACGCGGAAAGCCTCTCTCACTCTCTGCTCATTCTAATGAAGGCGGCGGGTTCCAATGTGAAGttttcaggcgttcttctggggccaGTTTTGGCattaaaatcaataattatgaCCTTGTGAAAGTATGATCTTTGTAGggcttctccaggtccatatagaaaccTTGGACTTCTTCATCTTTGTAGCTTGATGCTGGAGCGAAGACAGTCAAAGCTGAcattgaaccacatcttctcatccgcgtATCATcatcgtaagttgttcgaaagagtcgatgcgTTTGctatactcgtgttgacgagtccaccaactcctctaccgTCGCATGTTCCTTATGTTTccttcctaagaacagttcttctccactcTCATATACGGCATTGAGAGGGTGGCGTTGGGCCAGTCCGATGACGTAATACTTAGTCTTCCTGGCTttcatcatcagatcttcaatggctgcatccgatgcaagcgtcagggcgttataagtacagatcgtcatgcTAGTCATTTTCCGTGTCGGGTGCTTGcgtgactcctgcaaccccgtctttcTTACCtacgctaccgtaccaggctttcttccggaatcaggagactcttttccattactgtgttttgcataaaaattgaaaccTATGGgaaggttgcaagcctctccTCCCATgggtttttgggagaacttccgttctcccggaatggacaggtggagcttatttgttggaggcgactccaaaccgtctgcattgcacctcccagtcacttgattgcaggcttttggccgtaCCGACTTGCGGGATACAAGTATGCCATGAGTGAGTCCTAGCTCAGCAGAACCAAAGAGTCCAGCTCCTGAATCAACCGGCTCCTCTGGGAAGGCACAAATTCGCTTTTAGTTCACGATTACCCCCTATCCTtctggggacgcgccacgtagtctcgcgactaaccggctatgatccctctagtgagggagatccgagGAGTGTATATTTACCTATTGTTAATGCCTTGAACAATTTTTGGTGTGGCTGTAGTGCAGTAAGATGTTCTGCTACGACTGCATGGTCTATGGTTTGACAGTGCTTATGATAGGTCGCGTGAGGGTTCCTCAACAAGTTtggattgaagtcgaacgcagcTGAAGGGACTGGTCAACGCAACCAATCTCCCACTCATCTTCTATGATCCCTGCAAATGTTTTGACAGCTGAAATAACAGAGgatgatataaaataaaaccaaaatcCATACTAAATACTAGATTTCAAATTCCAGCATAAATCGTGTTTgtgaatgaacaaataaataaacaagtaacttctttctttaatcATCCATCAAAATAGAATCGTGTTCCAGTATTGGCTGTTTGAAGAAAGTCTGTGAACACTTAGAGTTCCCCTACATCGTCCTGTACTTTTTTAATGGACAGCGAACGTTTACCAGGAGATCTGTGGGCTTTCGATCCGGTTTCTAGCATCACGGCCAACGGCTCTTAATCTAGTTGTTTACGGAAATGATCAGCACCATCACTGACATCTCAAACCTGTAATCGAAAGCAGTGCATTGCAATTAAAGCCAGTTTTCTATGTCATAGAAGTACGTGCAAATGTCGTACGCGTCTAGATAGGCAAAAATACAATTTATGCACTTCATATATCGCGACAAGTAATTTGAAAAGCTTCGTACTCATTTTTCCCCTaaaaatttctacattttgatAGGTGACGACTTTTTCTTAACCTTTTCCATATTGTTGTAGCAAATCTTACgcttttttacttttagatGTGATCTGCATATTTGAGGTTGAATCAGATAAAGTTTCGTGTTTTTTCCTGTTTCGAAACAGTTACTAATGCGTATTACGGGGACTGACTGGGGTTCTTGcatactttcctttttctgaggATCTTCACCTTACGTCGGATGCTTTAAAACTCAACCAGCTCAGAAATCGTGCCCTTTTCCCGCAAAGTCAGAGCAGATGTTTTGCTACTTCACCTAAGAAAGAGGTATTTGAAGTTCACTTGAAGTCGCAGagaattctttccttttctcatCCATCATCACGAGCTTCTTAGCTATTCGTGGTacggtatttatttatttatttatttattgacatACAcgaatggtgcaccaaaaaaagaaaaaaaaacacattcgtCTATGTCAAAACACTCAAGGAAGAATCggcaaactcattgtcagTGGGGCCTGGCGCAGTCTTTTTTGTGGCGAATATGCGTTTAACATGTCGGTATATTGGTACGGTGAATTAATGAATTCCGAAAAAACGAGGCAGATGCTTCATTTTCCACTTATATTTTCTGACTACAAACCCTCCATGTTTATGtaagatgaaataaaaacgaaacaagATGTTGGACTCGGATCTGAGCGGTTGATAAGAAATATCTGCAGATAAACTGTTTGTTACTGAGTGAGATCCAGTTACGAGTTACTTCATCGCTTTTCGTGAGATTACTATTTGAGATCTCACTAGCTTTCAAATTCAATGAATGAACACATGATGAACTTTTTGTGTGCGAGCACTAAGAGATaattgtaggaaaattcgacgGGAACATGTTCTTTCAGCTTTTTATAGAGCTAAGTTTCATTAGTCCTTCATTCCCCCTATCTCTGCCCATTCCCTCTATTCAGGTCTCCTCGGTCACGGCATTACGTGCACATGTCAACGCCTAGGTGCTCTTTTATTTGAGTGGTTCGACACTCATTCGTGTTTTTCGGCCATGAATGTGTGTTTTCGCTGCTCAACTCGCATTCTGCTCTGCCGAGTCACCTCTCGATTGGTTCGTTCTGCAATTCTCTCAAGTGTACTTTCTCAGCACCTCAATACCTCTGCCAAATTCTCATTCGCTCGTGTGAAATGCAAACGCTTGAGCTCTTTGAGGCTTAATCGACAAAAATGTCATAGACCTCATATCCACCACTTAAGATCTCCATATCTAAATGAGTTTTGCTCCATAGACGCATTACGGAACTTCCCATGGAAATATGAATGTATCTTCTCTCCTTCCTTAGTTTGTGAAGATTTCTCTCCCCTCGTTTTaattcattctcttttttgcaagaaaaaaacaatggat
This is a stretch of genomic DNA from Necator americanus strain Aroian chromosome II, whole genome shotgun sequence. It encodes these proteins:
- a CDS encoding hypothetical protein (NECATOR_CHRII.G7774.T1), with the protein product MLSIVESFQKPASVAIPVNDSFGTSHSGLRGFLFSLDKRESSPEKVMVRSRIKLWYNCDIRRTKSFTDDNVVNFITVPSTGSLQRPAEEGGLLELRAPMDGLSRCDERGKPLSLSAHSNEGGGFQCEVFRRSSGASFGIKINNYDLVKV
- a CDS encoding hypothetical protein (NECATOR_CHRII.G7775.T1), whose product is MTICTYNALTLASDAAIEDLMMKARKTKYYVIGLAQRHPLNAVYESGEELFLGRKHKEHATVEELVDSSTRV